Proteins co-encoded in one Oreochromis aureus strain Israel breed Guangdong linkage group 3, ZZ_aureus, whole genome shotgun sequence genomic window:
- the LOC120437065 gene encoding uncharacterized protein LOC120437065, producing MAYFKNILFLFLISELTALQQDLQVRVADDVTLQCQISTDEIISVLKWSRADLNTDGYVYFYRNKRSYENYQHPSFHGRVKLRDPEMKDGDVSLILKNVTFNDTGIYECHVAVRNPGRSKRVHTEISHFINLTVTAETHESVLEKQVMEKGDGDGNMHDAERVGAPTQQAIIPVVVVVVVAAVVVVAVGFVIHRRTCQHRKERPVKLPTEDSGEV from the exons ATGgcttattttaaaaacattctgtttttgtttctaattTCTGAGTTAACAG CTCTTCAGCAGGATCTTCAGGTGAGAGTTGCAGATGACGTCACTCTCCAGTGTCAGATTTCCACAGATGAAATAATCTCAGTGCtgaagtggagcagagctgacctgaacACAGACGGCTACGTCTACTTCTACAGGAACAAACGCTCCTATGAAAACTACCAACATCCATCTTTTCATGGCCGAGTGAAGCTGAGGGACCCGGAGATGAAGGACGGAGACGTTTCTCTGATCCTGAAGAACGTTACGTTTAATGACACTGGGATTTATGAGTGTCACGTAGCTGTGAGGAACCCTGGGAGAAGTAAAAGAGTTCACACTGAGATCAGTCACTTCATCAACCTCACAGTTACAG CTGAAACACATGAAAGTGTGTTGGAGAAACAAGTGATGGAAAAAGGAGATGGAGATGGAAACATGCATGATGCTGAAAGGGTCGGAGCTCCGACTCAGCAGGCCATTattcctgttgttgttgttgttgttgttgctgctgttgttgttgttgccgtTGGTTTTGTGATACACCGACGAACTTGTCAACATAGGAAGGAACGTCCAGTCAAGCTTCCTACTGAGGATTCAGGTGAAGTGTAA